One window of the Camelina sativa cultivar DH55 chromosome 1, Cs, whole genome shotgun sequence genome contains the following:
- the LOC104698972 gene encoding glycine-rich protein 3-like, producing the protein MTSKALVLLRLFAVLLVVTEVAAASGRELGTVKQEGETVQPDQQGYGGGSVPGRGYGGGGNNGGGYCRQGCCYRGYRGCLRCCSYAGEAVQTQPGH; encoded by the exons ATGACTTCCAAGGCTTTGGTTCTGTTGAGACTCTTTGCAGTTCTTCTCGTCGTCACCGAAGTAGCTGCGGCATCAGGAAGGGAGTTGG GCACGGTCAAGCAAGAGGGTGAAACAGTGCAACCTGATCAACAAGGCTACGGTGGAGGCTCTGTTCCCGGAAGAGgttatggaggaggaggaaacaaCGGAGGAGGTTACTGTCGCCAGGGCTGCTGCTACAGAGGTTATCGTGGCTGCTTAAGGTGCTGTTCTTATGCTGGAGAAGCTGTTCAGACTCAGCCTGGTCActaa